One genomic region from Bacillus sp. SLBN-46 encodes:
- a CDS encoding 5'-nucleotidase C-terminal domain-containing protein: protein MKWFYRIFMYSVMLAIFGWTGHHQALSRVVDDQNHYGANKTKNEVLQVARQNPQGDQGLSEEYHGHQSDRPEAKNPKKAKPPAADNRLVQVQLLGINDLHGQLNVTRKVNGKPAGRIDYLAAYLKQREAENKNTLLVQDGDMVGASPPVSALLQDEPTIELLNKLGFNIGTVGNHEFDEGLNELLRLINGGSHPKTGNFAGSTFPWIVANVINEKTGKTILPPYHVIKVNGMPIGFIGVVTTETPTVVVPSGVAGLKFTDEVEAINRNVAELKKQGVKSIIVLAHNPGTSGPNGENPTGQLVDIANRVDDEVDIIFGGHNHAYMNATIDNKLLVQSYSYGTAFSDVDFEIDPKTKDIVSKRAEIVTTFQEGIEPDPEIKKMLESYEAKVEPIVKRIVGSTSDNLTAKQNENGESVLGDFIADAQRNAMNTDFAFMNPGGIRADIDPGDITWGEVYTVQPFNNELVKMTMTGQQIRDLLNQQWGTRTAILQISGLTYTWDPNKPVGNRVVSVKLSDGTELDSAKSYTVTANIFLSGGGDGFTEFTKAQNKEVGPVDLEALVNYIGEQPKPFSYLIQNRIQRVQ from the coding sequence ATGAAATGGTTTTATAGGATATTCATGTACTCAGTAATGCTTGCCATATTTGGGTGGACAGGACATCATCAAGCTTTATCACGAGTAGTAGATGATCAGAATCATTACGGTGCAAACAAAACAAAAAATGAGGTACTTCAAGTGGCAAGGCAAAATCCACAAGGGGATCAAGGCCTATCCGAAGAATATCATGGACATCAATCTGATCGTCCTGAAGCCAAAAATCCTAAAAAGGCAAAGCCACCTGCAGCGGACAACCGGCTTGTTCAAGTTCAACTTTTAGGAATCAATGATTTACATGGTCAGTTAAATGTTACTCGTAAAGTAAATGGAAAGCCTGCAGGGCGCATTGACTATTTAGCTGCTTATCTAAAACAAAGAGAAGCGGAGAATAAAAACACACTTCTTGTTCAGGATGGAGATATGGTTGGAGCCAGTCCACCAGTATCGGCACTATTACAAGATGAACCGACCATTGAGCTACTTAATAAACTTGGATTCAATATTGGAACTGTTGGAAATCACGAATTTGATGAAGGTTTAAATGAACTCCTTCGTCTAATAAATGGTGGCTCCCATCCAAAAACAGGGAATTTTGCTGGTTCCACATTTCCATGGATAGTAGCAAATGTAATCAATGAAAAAACAGGAAAAACCATTTTACCTCCCTATCACGTGATTAAGGTAAATGGAATGCCAATTGGTTTCATCGGGGTGGTAACAACTGAGACACCGACTGTCGTTGTACCAAGTGGTGTAGCGGGCTTAAAATTCACCGATGAGGTAGAAGCGATTAACCGAAATGTTGCTGAATTAAAAAAACAAGGAGTAAAATCGATTATTGTTCTAGCCCATAATCCAGGTACATCTGGCCCAAATGGAGAAAATCCTACAGGTCAGCTTGTTGATATTGCCAATCGAGTGGACGATGAAGTGGATATTATTTTTGGCGGTCATAATCATGCTTATATGAATGCTACAATTGATAATAAACTGTTAGTTCAATCGTATTCTTATGGGACGGCTTTTTCAGATGTTGATTTTGAAATTGATCCGAAAACGAAGGATATTGTTTCCAAGCGGGCAGAGATTGTGACAACCTTTCAAGAAGGGATAGAGCCAGATCCTGAAATTAAGAAAATGCTTGAAAGCTATGAAGCGAAGGTAGAGCCAATTGTTAAACGTATAGTTGGATCTACATCTGATAACTTAACAGCAAAGCAAAATGAAAATGGTGAATCTGTTCTTGGGGATTTCATTGCCGATGCACAAAGAAATGCGATGAATACAGATTTCGCATTTATGAACCCTGGGGGTATACGAGCTGATATTGATCCGGGTGATATTACCTGGGGCGAGGTATATACGGTACAGCCTTTTAATAATGAATTGGTAAAAATGACAATGACCGGGCAGCAAATTCGTGACTTGCTTAACCAGCAGTGGGGTACAAGAACTGCGATCCTACAAATTTCTGGTTTAACATATACTTGGGACCCTAATAAGCCTGTTGGAAACAGGGTAGTGAGTGTCAAGCTTTCGGACGGTACAGAACTTGATTCCGCTAAGTCGTATACGGTAACAGCAAACATCTTCTTATCTGGTGGGGGAGATGGTTTTACGGAATTCACTAAAGCCCAAAATAAAGAAGTTGGTCCGGTTGATTTAGAAGCACTTGTAAATTACATTGGGGAACAGCCAAAACCGTTCTCCTATCTTATTCAAAATAGAATTCAGAGAGTTCAATAA
- a CDS encoding thioesterase family protein has product MYKKIIEPRVSETDGVGHINNTTIPIWFEAARNEIFKLFTPDSSFENWKMIILNMNVYYMKQIYFGKDVEVFTWVQKIGNSSLQLYEEIHQEGRVCAKGTVTYVNFNLKKQQSETIPQEIRKVLELHLYQTNK; this is encoded by the coding sequence ATGTATAAAAAAATAATTGAGCCGCGTGTTTCTGAAACAGATGGTGTCGGGCACATCAATAACACTACTATACCAATTTGGTTTGAAGCTGCTAGAAATGAGATTTTTAAATTATTTACCCCTGACAGTTCTTTTGAAAATTGGAAAATGATTATTTTAAATATGAATGTGTACTATATGAAGCAAATTTATTTCGGTAAGGATGTGGAAGTTTTTACATGGGTCCAAAAAATCGGAAATTCCAGTTTACAACTTTACGAGGAAATTCACCAGGAAGGAAGAGTTTGTGCAAAAGGAACAGTCACCTATGTAAATTTTAATCTCAAAAAACAACAATCTGAAACAATACCTCAAGAGATCAGAAAAGTATTGGAGCTACACCTTTATCAAACGAATAAGTGA